From Eretmochelys imbricata isolate rEreImb1 chromosome 17, rEreImb1.hap1, whole genome shotgun sequence, a single genomic window includes:
- the RASL10B gene encoding ras-like protein family member 10B: MVTTFKVAVLGAQGVGKSAIVRQFLYNEFSEACAPTKTRRVYLPAVVMNGHVHDLQIMDFPPITSFPVNTLQEWADACCRGLRSVHAYILVYDICCFDSFEYIKTIRQQILETRVIGTTETPIIIVGNKRDLQRGRVIPRWNVSNLVKKTWKCGYIECSAKYNWHILLLFSELLKSVGCARCKHVHTTIRFQGALRRNRCTIM, encoded by the exons ATGGTGACAACTTTCAAGGTCGCTGTGCTTGGGGCTCAAGGGGTCGGGAAGAGCGCCATCGTCCGCCAGTTCCTCTACAACGAGTTCAGCGAGGCGTGCGCGCCCACCAAGACACGGCGTGTCTACCTGCCGGCCGTGGTCATGAACGGCCACGTGCACGACCTACAGATCATGGACTTCCCACCCATCACGTCTTTCCCAGTTAACACGCTGCAG GAGTGGGCGGATGCGTGCTGCAGGGGGCTCCGGAGTGTCCACGCCTACATCCTAGTCTATGACATCTGTTGCTTTGACAGCTTTGAGTACATCAAAACTATTCGCCAACAGATCCTAGAAACGAG GGTCATCGGCACCACAGAGACCCCCATTATCATTGTGGGCAACAAGCGGGATCTGCAGAGGGGCCGGGTGATTCCCCGCTGGAACGTCTCCAACCTGGTGAAGAAGACCTGGAAGTGCGGCTACATCGAGTGCTCTGCCAAGTACAACTGGCACATCCTACTGCTCTTCAGCGAGCTGCTCAAGAGTGTGGGCTGTGCCCGCTGCAAGCACGTCCACACCACCATCCGCTTCCAGGGGGCACTGCGCAGGAACCGATGCACCATTATGTGA